From a single Brassica napus cultivar Da-Ae chromosome C9, Da-Ae, whole genome shotgun sequence genomic region:
- the LOC106435086 gene encoding putative nuclease HARBI1 isoform X1, whose product MASSSNHNFDGSIDDEIDQTFDQYFNQYFDQTFDETFEDLCNVYGDQEDERKTRKKRVFIERNREEGHVRLWNDYFSDTPTYSENLFRRRFRMNKPLFMRIVDRLSNEVRFFRQKQDVTGRLGLSALQKCTAAIRVLAYGSALDAVDEYLRLGSTTARLCVENFVEAIINLFGDEYLRRPTAADLQSLLHIGELHGFPGMIGSIDCMHWEWKNCPTAWKGQYSRGSGKPTIVLEAVASYDLWIWHAFFGPPGTLNDINVLDRSPVFDDIINGRAPLVNFSVNGREYHLAYYLTDGIYPKWATFIQSISLPQGPKAVLFAQRQEAVRKDVERAFGVLQARFAIVKNPALCWDKVKIGKIMRACIILHNMIVEDERDDYTHFDVSGFQQGEGSGSSRVDLTYSTDIPTNIANQMGVRTRIRDRQAHEQLKGDLVEHIWRKFGSDQDNN is encoded by the coding sequence atggcttcttcttcaaatCACAATTTCGATGGATCAATCGATGATGAAATTGATCAAACgtttgatcaatattttaatcaatattttgatcaaacttTTGATGAAACTTTTGAGGATTTGTGCAACGTTTATggtgatcaagaagatgaaaggaagacaagaaaaaaaagagtttttatcgaaagaaatcgtgaagaaggGCATGTCcggttatggaatgattatttcagtgacacTCCAACATATTCTGAAAATCTATTCCGACGGCgatttcgaatgaacaagcctCTGTTCATGCGTATTGTAGATCGCCTCTCCAATGAAGTTCGATTCTTTCGTCAAAAGCAAGACGTTACCGGAAGACTTGGTCTCTCTGCCCTTCAAAAATGTACAGCAGCTATTCGTGTGTTGGCATATGGTTCTGCGCTTGACGCGGTCGATGAATACCTCCGGCTCGGTTCAACCACTGCTCGGTTATGTGTGGAAAATTTTGTGGAAGccataataaatttattcggTGATGAGTACCTGCGAAGACCAACAGCGGCTGATCTTCAGAGTCTTCTTCATATTGGAGAGCTTcatggatttcccgggatgataggaagcatcgattgtatgcattgggagtggaagaattgtcccactgCTTGGAAAGGccaatattctcgtggttcgggaaaacccacaatcgttttagaggcggttgcttcatatgatctctggatatggcatgcgttttttggacctccaggtaccttaaatgatattaatgttcttgatcgctcaccggTTTTTGATGACATCATAAATGGTCGAGCCCCGCTAGTGAATTTTTCGGTCAACGGAAGAGAGtaccatttggcttactatctcaccgatggtatttatccaaagtgggcaacttttatccaatcgaTTTCACTTCCACAAGGGccgaaagcagttttatttgcgcaacgtcaagaagctgttcgaaaagatgtcgagcgggCTTTCGGAGTTTTGCAAGCTCggtttgccattgttaaaaatcccgCACTTTGttgggataaagtcaagattgggaagattatgagagcatgcatcatactccataatatgattgttgaagacgaacgagatgacTACACTCATTTTGATGTCTCAGgtttccaacaaggagaagggAGCGGAAGTTCACGTGTTGATCTGACctattctacagatatccctaCTAATATCGCCAACCAGATGGGTGTTCGAAcgagaattcgtgatagacaagcGCATGAACAACTAAaaggtgatttggttgaacatatatggcgtaaattCGGAAGTGATCAAGACAACAACTGA
- the LOC106435084 gene encoding uncharacterized protein LOC106435084 codes for MAFDQKLKKRLKLSSLKSNSSYKGSSRSSTRRSDDDDDTTPRNSSKTKFSYVKKKRVYATKAELTEHHNHVNEVPRTMWAASKTKQRSSSSFKTTNDAAKAARGMLKTKSPRGDDGTRKQTYRKRDDLEKNGDVSRRKSSDVRSYKAKKQAFADKKVLDDGLDSQEDQPRKRKRIRLDPYDTSNKRIDDDVVLDVSHKEKKKNDKEKKSVEMSQNAQFRAIQPSQSILSYVEENLLGRRRLTELKKAGYNTELPAPLDNISQSTSTERERIEESLFRNKLEFFAAANVSSSFPPPDVPEIAFAGRSNVGKSSLLNALTRQWGVVRTSDKPGLTQTINFFDLGPKVRLVDLPGYGFAYAKDEVKEAWEDLVKEYVSTRSSLKRVCLLVDTKWGMKPRDQELINLMERSNTKYQIVLTKTDVVFPMDVARRAMQIEEKLKANRSIVQPLMMVSSRSGAGIGSLRTALAKIAKFAKF; via the exons ATGGCTTTTGATCAAAAGCTCAAGAAAAGGCTGAAGCTTTCATCTCTCAAATCTAATTCTTCTTACAAAGGAAGCAGTAGATCCAGTACTCGCcgaagtgatgatgatgatgacacaACCCCTCGGAATAGTAGTAAAACTAAGTTTTCgtatgtgaagaagaagagggtcTACGCCACTAAGGCTGAGCTCACTGAGCATCATAACCATGTGAACGAAGTTCCACGTACGATGTGGGCTGCTTCAAAGACAAAGCAAAGGTCTAGTTCTAGTTTTAAGACCACTAATGATGCTGCAAAAGCGGCTAGAGGGATGTTGAAAACGAAGTCACCGAGGGGAGATGATGGAACTCGAAAGCAAACTTATCGGAAGAGAGATGATTTGGAGAAAAATGGGGATGTGAGCCGAAGGAAAAGCTCTGATGTGCGTTCTTATAAGGCTAAGAAGCAGGCATTTGCAGATAAGAAAGTGTTGGACGATGGTTTAGATAGTCAGGAGGATCAGCCAAGGAAGAGAAAGAGGATACGTCTTGATCCCTATGATACCTCGAATAAGAGAATAGATGATGATGTCGTTCTTGATG TAAGccataaagaaaagaagaagaacgataaagagaagaagagtgtAGAAATGTCGCAAAATGCACAGTTTCGTGCAATTCAGCCTAGTCAGTCGATCCTTTCCTATGTGGAAGAAAAT CTGCTGGGACGTAGACGCTTGACTGAGCTAAAGAAGGCTGGCTACAACACAGAGCTTCCTGCTCCCTTAGATAATATCTCTCAGTCTACCAGCACTGAGAGAGAGCGTATAGAAGAAAGT CTCTTTAGGAATAAACTGGAGTTCTTTGCTGCTGCAAATGTTTCATCGTCATTTCCACCTCCTGATGTGCCTGAGATTGCATTTGCAG GAAGGTCAAATGTTGGCAAATCGTCGCTGCTAAATGCTCTTACCAGACAGTGGGGTGTTGTGAGGACATCTGACAAACCAGGACTGACTCAG ACCATCAATTTTTTCGACCTTGGTCCGAAGGTTCGCCTTGTTGATTTACCAGGCTACGGTTTTGCCTATGCAAAAGATGAAGTTAAGGAAGCTTGGGAAGATCTT GTAAAGGAATATGTCTCAACAAGAAGTAGTCTTAAACGGGTATGTCTTCTTGTTGACACCAAATGGGGCATGAAGCCAAGAGACCAGGAGCTTATTAATCTGATGGAGAG ATCGAATACAAAGTATCAGATAGTCTTAACCAAGACAGATGTTGTTTTTCCAATGGATGTGGCACGTCGAGCAATGCAAATCGAAGAG AAGTTGAAGGCAAACAGATCAATTGTCCAGCCTCTG ATGATGGTGAGCTCAAGGTCAGGAGCTGGCATAGGAAGCTTAAGAACTGCACTTGCTAAAATTGCCAAGTTTGCAAAGTTCTAG